The following is a genomic window from Chryseobacterium sp. StRB126.
GACTTTTTAAGGTAAAAAAACGACAACTTTTGCAATATGCATACAAGAAAACACCAGTATTTTACTATAGATTTTCAAAAAGGGATGGTTTTTTAACCAACGAGTTTAATAACAGTGCCGCACACATTTTAGACAATGGAGAATTTGCTTTTCCCTCAATGAATGGGTTTGTTTTTTTTGATCCCAACACCATAAAATCGTATTATCCACAAAACATTTACATAGACAAAGCAAAAATCAATGATTCGACGGTCAAGTACTTTAAAGATACCCTAACATTAAAAAGTGATTATAAACTAGCAGAGCTTTTGATTGAAGCACCTTACTATTCTGGTCTGGACAATTTATATATTGAAACCAAAATAAGAAATTCAAAACAAAATTGGGAAAGATTGAAAGATAATAGGTTCCTTATAAAAGGGCTTTTTCCTGGAGAATATGAACTGCAATTCCGGGTACTGGTTTCCCCTGAAGGAAAATTTTTATATAAAAAGATAAATATCATCATTGAAGCTCACTTTTATCAAACCCTTCTTTTTAAAATTCTACTGGCTATTGTGTTTATTTTGCTTATCATATGGGTTATAAAGATGAGAACCAATCTACTGAAATCTAAAAATAAGTCTTTGGAAAAGCTTGTTGTTGAAAAAGAAAATGTTCTTAAAAAGACTTCAGAAGATCTTGTGGTCATAAGAGAAATACTTAAAAATGAAACTGAATATCAGAAAAAAATAATTGAAACAATTAGTCATGATATTGCTACTCCGATAAAGTATCTTTCCTATCTCTCTAAAAATTTGCATGAGTTGGAAGACATCCAATCCCAAAAAAAATATCTCGACAGTATATACAAATCCTCAAAAGAAGTTTATAAGTTTACATTAAACCTTAAAGAATATTCTTCTCTGTACCGGGATGACAAAATATATGAAGAAAATGAATATCCTATTTCTGAGATAATAGAGGTAAAAAGAAATCTCTTTCAGGAATTAAGCTTACTTAACAATACCGTAATTTATAATAAAGTTAATCAGGATACAATGACTTCTATAAATAAAAACATTATTTTAGCTATCATTCATAATCTTCTCGATAATTCTTTAAAAAACACTAAATCAGGAATGATAATCATTGAAAGTAATATTGGGCAAGGATATACTGAAATTAAGATTTCAGACACAGGTATTGGTATGTCTGATGAACAGATTGATTATTATATGAATCTGTCCAGAAATTTTAGAAGTGACGATTTATTTTTAAAAAAATATGGACTGGGCCTTCATATGGTGATACACTTTATCAAGAAGATCGATGCAAGAATCTCTTTCAGTAAAAATCAACCAAAAGGAACTATAACTTCAATAATCATTAAAAATAGATAACATTTACTATGAAAAAGAAAATACTTATTGCAGACGATCATTATGTTATTCGTATCGGAATCTCATATATGCTTGAACAAAAGTTCTCTTATCCTTGTACTGTTGATTTTGCAGATAGCTTTACGGAAGCTCGGGAAAAAATCACAGCTGAAAATTATGATTTGTTGATCTTGGATATTGATATGCCTGATACCATCCATAAGGCGATGATAAAACAATTAAAGAATATTCAAACTGATCTCAAAATATTAATTTTCTCTGCTTATAGCGCTGAAATTGGCATTCAGTATATCAATGAAGGAGCAGAAGGATATGTAAAAAAGGACTCTGGAGAAGAAGAGGTTTTCAAAGCAGTTTCATCAATTTTTGAAGTAGGATATTATTATCCTCAAGTGGTCACGAATATGATTGTAGCCCGTTCACAAAAAAAGGAAAACTCTATAGAAAAGCTTTCGGAACGAGAGTTTCAAGTATTCAAACTGCTTGCACAGGGAAATGGAAATCTTGAAATATCAAATTTATTAGATTTAAAAATGTCTACCGTAAGTACTTATAAAAAAATCATTTTTGAGAAATTAAATGTTAAAACCGTTGTTGATCTTGTCCGTATTAATGATGGATTACATTAATTATTACCTATAATTAGCAGTAAAAAAACAACTATTCTCTGTAAGATCTTTTTCTAAGTTGATTCAAACTCATATCAAGAAAAAAAATAGCCTGATATTAGAGATCATTAGAAAATAACAAACCTAGTGGGAACATTACCAGGTTTATTATTTTCAAAAAATAAATACAACGATAAAAAGAAGTTTTATCAGGTACTACAAAATTGTGTTTTTAGAATCATTTAGGGAGTTACTAAAATCCATCAGTAGGAGATTTCTGGTACAATTTATCGCAACCTTATTAAAATCATTTTAAAGTTATAATAAGTATCTCCTATTATATATGTTACCTGCAAAAGGAAGTGTATTTAAAAGCCTGTTTACCCAACAACCCGCATTTCTCTTAATAAAAATAGATTATTAAATTTTTCAATTTGTCGCATTACAAAACTACATATTACGAATTTTATTTCAGTAATTTGCAAATAGGATTATTACTATATAAAACTAGAACTTTTACTATGCTGCCATAGTAAATTTACCCTTATAATAATGATTCCGGTTATTGATTTACTAACTGACCCTATATTCATAATAGTCTCTTTAGTATAAAGAATATTCTTATTCTTATCTGCATTCGACCATAATATTTCATTATCAGAAATTATTGCAGCGGATAATCCCACAATACCTGCTGTCTTCATTTTTTCTTTGAATAGACCATCAATCTTTCTGGACACATCTTATGCTGTGATATTTATGATTGAACACATGAGCAAAATTATACTGAATAGTTTATTTACAGAAAATTTCTGTTACAAACCTCTTACAATGTTTGTGGTAATAAAAAATATTTAGTCTAGTTTGTTTTGATGATTAACAATAGCTTCTTTCTTAATCTGAGTAATTTCAAGTCAAAGCCTGTTAAAGTCTCCTGATACGAAAAAACACGCTTTCTTCCTACCGAAAAGAAACGCCTTTTCGCGGTTTAATTTGCAAAATCCCCTCGATAAAAATTCTGCCCATGTCCTAGCCTAATCGTCATTTTTTTCTGAATGGATTTCGGGCTTTCTTATATTGAGACATTCATTATCCTATCATTTATATATATGATTTCTTTATTGCTATTCTATAAATATTTACGCAATATTTTATATTAATAATTTTTGTGAATTTAATATAACACATTAGATACTAAAGCATTAACCAAAACACTTAAAAAAAAGCTCAACAACTCATTAAAAACCTAACTAATAACAATAAAAACAACAAACCATGAATTACTACTTTTTGAACCCACAAAAGGCTCAGCCGCTTTTTATCGAAGAAAAAGCAGACCGCGATGCCGTAATTGAAAACATTAAAAATCTAAGAACAGCTTTAGCTGATTCCACAACAGGCATCCCTGAAAAAAAATTATCCGGGAATCTTATTCTGGGCACCTGGAATATTCGGGAATTTGGTAATACAAAGTACAATGGACGAATGACTGAATCGCTCTACTATATAGCAGAGATTACTTCCCGTATATAGCAGAGATTATTTCCCGCTTCGATCTTATTGCAATACAGGAGGTTCGCGATGATTTAAAAGATATTGATATGCATGATGTTATTATATTGTGACGAACCTATCCTTTCAAGTACCCAAACGCAATAATACACCAGATAATTCGGCATGAGCCATTTTGTAAATGGAAGATCAATTGGATTAAAAACCAGCTGGTATTGATATATAATTACCCTATTAAATTATTGTACCCGCTGTATAGTCATTCTTATATTGTGATAATCAGAAGGCCCTGGTGCTGTTTGAGTATCAGATACAGAATAAAAATCGATTCTATACCAACGGATTTTATTAATAATAAGATTCATTTTTATTACCCTGGATGTATGGGGGTTCCAACTGGCTGTATTTCCCTGACCTACGTCCAGATAACTATTGTTGGTAAGTGTTCCTGATGTTGAGACCACAGATCCTGAGCTATAACCTTCAATCTGCCAGCCAAGATTCAATGTATTTGAGGTAGTGTTATATAAATACGGAGCATATGTAAACCCTCCTGCTACTTTTTTTAAATCTATCCTTAACCCTTCAATAAGCGGTAGGTCTGATAAAAATATACTGGCGTATTGCCCATCGGTAATTACTGATTGCTGAATTTTGTTGTAATATCCATAGATCTGCCCTATACTCATTATTTCCCCGGTAAGGTTTACAATACAGTTTTGATTTAGAAAACTAATATTGAAGTTGGCTGGGCTTGGAGAAGATTGAGAGGGTGTTCCTCTTAAGTCATAAACTAACTCGCCGTTTCCATTGGCTAAATAACCCGGCCGTAATTTTACAGTTAATCCAGTATTTCCACTCGAAGGTATTGGTATTCCTGAAGGGTATGCTCCTCCATTTCCACCAGAATACGGAACAATCATAACTCCATTATATGGCACTCCAGCTATAAAAACAGGAGGATTGAAAGTTGCATCTGAACACTGAAGCCCTTGAATTGATGGAGAAATTGTAGTAGATGAATTGAAAACCCGCCATTCGTTTCCGTTCCAATAATGATATCCTTCAGTCTGCAGCCCGTCTGTTCCAAGGTTATATATCAATAATCCTAAAGCTGGAGCAGGGATTGTGATTTGATCTATTGATGACTTTAAGGCGACTTTTGGACCTAAAAATCCTTTCTTGCCATTATCAGGTAATGAAGCTACATCCAAATGCAAAATAGATGAAGGATCCGGACTGCTGGTACCAATACCAATCTGTGCTAAGCAATTTATAGAGCATATGGATAAAATTAAAAAAGAGTTTTTTTTCATGGATAATAATTTTCAGTTAGCTGCAAAAAAAAGAAAATATAAAACCCTAATACAAATTAATTGTAAAATGATGAGTGACAAATTGTAAATTAAAAAGCAATATTTTGAGTATTAATAAAATAATTATATTTGACAATCTTTTTAAAGAAATAAGACATGCCAATGAGTAGTAATAATACTCTCTTTTTCTCATCAGTTATAGCATCTGCATTAATCTGTAGTACATTTTTAATATATTCTTATAATAAAAATTATAGTAAAAGGGAAAAGAATATTGTTAGAGTTTTAATACTGTATTTTGGGGTGAATATAATTTTTGGATTCTTTTTCATACTTCGTGACGTTGGCCTAATTCAACCAAGGGGCAAAGCATATCCTTTTATAATTACTTACCTGGCTGTCGTTAAGGTATTGTTTTTCCATTTTATTTACCTTATAACCAACAGAGATCAAAAAACCGTTATTCCTGTTTTCCACTACATACTTCCTTCCGCCCTGTTTGCAGTTACGTTTTTTTTCTTTTATTTACTATATCATAAAATAAACCAAATCAATGAATTAAATCAATACATGAAACCATATTGTTTAGTTTATTTTCTAATTTATCAGGTATTCTATAGTTATTTATCTATGAAGTATATCCTACTTTACAAAAAAGAAATCGGAGAAAATAGTATCTCAGCTGATATAAAAAGTAAATACACCAGCTGGCTTATGAGTACAATGGTAATTAAATTCTGTTTCATTGTACTGATTATAGCATTATTATTCCTAGGTTCAGAAACTCATTATCTCCTATTATCAATATTTTCAATTCTGATTTTCTTTCAGTATATCATTATTATATTTAATGTTTTAGAAAGAAATTATTACTTTTTAAATTATAGAAAAAACAATATGGCACTGACACGTTCCGGGCATATTTATCCTGAATCAGGACTGGCTAATAATGAGCTGAAAGTACAGGAAAAGATTGTGATCCATCAACAAGATTTCGAAGATTATTTTCATAATCATAAACCTTATCTCATTTCAACCTTAAAAATAGAAGATTTAGCGATTACTTTTAATACAAACAGGCAATATTTGTCGAAATTTATAAGTGAAGTATATAAGGTAAATTTCAACCAATATATTAATTCCTGGAGAATCAATGAGGTAAATCAACTTACCTCTTTGAAAGACAATCAGGACAGGAGCATTGAAGAACTTTCTCAAATGGCAGGCTTTGGAAGTGTTCGAAGTTACTGGAGAGCTAAAAAGCATATTTCTTAGCCGGATATTATCAATATTTGAATCATGATTTTACGTACATTAACTTTTTTATCTTTCTGTATTCCTATTTTTGCAGGTGTGTTTTGTACCTGCTTATTTTTTGGAAAGCTGATCTATACAGGGAGACAGCTTAGCAATAAAAAGGTATTTACAATGGGAATTTGCTTTCTATTGATGCTTACAATCTTTCATTCTATCAATACTATTCCTGTTCTATATTATGATTCATCTGCTAAAAGTAAAATGCTGAGTGGCTTATTTTGTTTACCTGTTTTAGCAATTTTACTTAGCTTTTTTATTTCTTCATTAACCAAAGAAAGTATCAAAGGAAAGTATTTTTTTGTGATGTATTGCATGATACCTATAGTTTTTGTTTTACAAAGTTCTGTCTATACTATCTATCCTTTTTTTGGGTTTGAAAAACGGGTGGAATTAGAATTATATATAAGTGCATTCATAATTCTGATGTATCTTTATTTATCAATCAAATATGCCTTGGGCTATTCCACATCTCATAAAGGATCTTTATGGTTGCTGAAAATAATTGCTCTATTTGCTTGTCTCTGCATAATCTACATCCTTTTAAATACTGTTTTTTTAAAAATTCAGGCAATTTATTTCTCAGGAATAATTTCATTGAATCTGCTCTCTTTTTTATTGTGCTCTATTCTTTCTTATACGATATTTACTAATAACTATTGCATTTCAATTAAAATTTCTAATATAGCCATACGGGAAGAATCAGATCCTTGTGGTAGTATTGACCAAATGAGATTTGAGAAATATGTAAAAGAACATAAACCCTATTTGAATAGCGAGCTGAAAATGTCTGATTTTACCAAATATGTTGGAACCAATAGAACCTATTTATCTCACTTTATTAATAAGAATTACGGAATGAACTTTCGGGCTTATATCAACATGTTAAGATTAGAAGAGTTCAGAGAGCTTAAATCATCTTTGCACCATAAAGGTTTATCCGAAGAAGAACTGGTGTATATGGCAGGTTTCAAAAGTTATAAAAGTTATAAAAAAATGATTGAAAACCTTAAATAGTTCTTTATCTTTCTAACAAAACATTTATTGTAAAAATTTTAATGTTAAGCATCTTAATATTGGTTGTGCTGATATTTAAAGTGATACAGAATATATTATTAATAAACAATTCATTTGCTATTTAATATTAAATTACTTGTACATTTAACATTAATATCTCGTCTTAATTGAAACCGTTTAGTGTGAAGCTATTTCAATTAAGACGAGATATTCCAGCTGCTTTTTAGATTGCTAATTGGTTACCTGTTTAGTTTGTTATTTTTGAAACATACAAATATCAGGACATCATTTTTTAACGATTTAAAACTTACTTTTTAATAATCTTATTTTGAAGTGTTTTCCCATCTTTAAAAGTAAATTCTACGAAATAAATTCCATGAATCAATCTATTCATATTTACTGAAGTAATTTTCTTGTCCTGCTCAGATTGCACCAGCTTACCATCAGCGGCGTAAATATTTACTTTCACAACATTCATTTTTGAATTGATATGCAGAATATCAATTACAGGATTGGGATAAAAATTAAAATCCTTATTGTGAGAAGTTTCGTTTACGGATAAACAACCTGAAGAATTTACAGTAACAGCTAATCGGGTAGTACTTTCGCATGCTCCTACAACTTGAGAAGCATAGTATGTTGTACCCGTAACTAACACCGTTGTATTGGGAAGTAAATTTCCACCCGTTGAAGCATCATACCATTGTATATTGGAACCCGTGACCACAAGGTTTGCCAATGTC
Proteins encoded in this region:
- a CDS encoding response regulator transcription factor, whose protein sequence is MKKKILIADDHYVIRIGISYMLEQKFSYPCTVDFADSFTEAREKITAENYDLLILDIDMPDTIHKAMIKQLKNIQTDLKILIFSAYSAEIGIQYINEGAEGYVKKDSGEEEVFKAVSSIFEVGYYYPQVVTNMIVARSQKKENSIEKLSEREFQVFKLLAQGNGNLEISNLLDLKMSTVSTYKKIIFEKLNVKTVVDLVRINDGLH
- a CDS encoding serine hydrolase yields the protein MSRKIDGLFKEKMKTAGIVGLSAAIISDNEILWSNADKNKNILYTKETIMNIGSVSKSITGIIIIRVNLLWQHSKSSSFI
- a CDS encoding helix-turn-helix domain-containing protein, which translates into the protein MALTRSGHIYPESGLANNELKVQEKIVIHQQDFEDYFHNHKPYLISTLKIEDLAITFNTNRQYLSKFISEVYKVNFNQYINSWRINEVNQLTSLKDNQDRSIEELSQMAGFGSVRSYWRAKKHIS
- a CDS encoding helix-turn-helix domain-containing protein, which produces MGICFLLMLTIFHSINTIPVLYYDSSAKSKMLSGLFCLPVLAILLSFFISSLTKESIKGKYFFVMYCMIPIVFVLQSSVYTIYPFFGFEKRVELELYISAFIILMYLYLSIKYALGYSTSHKGSLWLLKIIALFACLCIIYILLNTVFLKIQAIYFSGIISLNLLSFLLCSILSYTIFTNNYCISIKISNIAIREESDPCGSIDQMRFEKYVKEHKPYLNSELKMSDFTKYVGTNRTYLSHFINKNYGMNFRAYINMLRLEEFRELKSSLHHKGLSEEELVYMAGFKSYKSYKKMIENLK